GAATAGGAAATTATCATCTTAACTGGCAATGTACATTAATTGGTTTGAAATATGTTTTAAATAATGGGAAAAAACAGGCTATTTTATAATCACGAATATTGGTGGAGGCCGGTGCCCGGCCCATTCAACCCTCTTCCTTAATTTATTCATCAATTTCAATTTATAGTATCTTTGCAGCATGCAGCAAAATAAACAGGCATATAGCCAACTCATTAAAAACGAGGCCCAAAAACTTGGTTTTTTGTTTTGCGGCATTGCCAAAGCCGGTTTTTTGGAAGAGGAGGCCCCTCGCCTTGAAACATGGCTTAAACAGAACATGCATGGCGAAATGAATTACATGGAAAACCATTTCGATAAGCGGCTCGATCCCCGCTTGCTGGTTGATGGAGCGAAATCGGTAATCTCATTGGGAATAAATTATTATACCGATCAAATACAGGATGACCCATCTGCACCAAAAATATCCAAATATGCCTACGGCGTTGATTACCATGCCGTAATTAAAGATAAGCTAAAGCTGTTGCTGCAAATTATCAACGAAAAAATTGGCGAGGTAGGCGGCCGCGCCTTTGTTGATTCGGCCCCGGTTTTGGATAAGGCCTGGGCGCGTAAAGCCGGGATGGGCTGGATTGGTAAAAACAGCAACCTGCTTAATAAAAAGGCAGGTTCGTTCTTTTTTTTAGCCGAGCTGATCATCGACCTTGAGTTGGAATATGACATAGCACCCACTGCCGATCATTGCGGCACCTGCACCAATTGTATTGATGCCTGCCCTACCGATGCTATTGTTGGGCCGTATGTTGTTGACGGCAGCCGCTGCATCTCCTATCTCACCATCGAACTAAAAAATGAAATACCCGCCGAATTTAAGGGCAAAATGGACAACTGGATGTTTGGCTGCGATGTTTGCCAGGACGTTTGTCCCTGGAACCGCTTTTCGGTGTTAAACACTGAACCTGCTTTCATCGCTCACCCCGATCTTCTTCATTTAAAAAAAGACGACTGGCAGGATATCACCCAGGATGTTTTTCAAAAAGTATTTAAGAACTCTGCGGTTAAGCGTACCAAATTCAGCG
The sequence above is a segment of the Mucilaginibacter celer genome. Coding sequences within it:
- the queG gene encoding tRNA epoxyqueuosine(34) reductase QueG, with product MQQNKQAYSQLIKNEAQKLGFLFCGIAKAGFLEEEAPRLETWLKQNMHGEMNYMENHFDKRLDPRLLVDGAKSVISLGINYYTDQIQDDPSAPKISKYAYGVDYHAVIKDKLKLLLQIINEKIGEVGGRAFVDSAPVLDKAWARKAGMGWIGKNSNLLNKKAGSFFFLAELIIDLELEYDIAPTADHCGTCTNCIDACPTDAIVGPYVVDGSRCISYLTIELKNEIPAEFKGKMDNWMFGCDVCQDVCPWNRFSVLNTEPAFIAHPDLLHLKKDDWQDITQDVFQKVFKNSAVKRTKFSGLTRNIGFLKD